Proteins encoded within one genomic window of Acidovorax sp. 107:
- a CDS encoding class I SAM-dependent methyltransferase, with product MHASSLAHVQGLVHKYLSASTGKPLNIIDIGSYDVNGSYKQFFLHPAWRYAGVDLAAGPNVDVVLQSPYRLPFTSHSVDVIVSGQAFEHVEFFWLTWMEMTRVLKPGGVIFLLAPSRGPEHRYPQDCWRFYPDAYRALAKYSSMELLQVSTDWAPHADPESAPWGDTVGVFRQPPLSLAQRWRRQLMQQLRYWTVPGYRT from the coding sequence ATGCATGCAAGTTCACTAGCCCATGTGCAGGGGCTGGTTCACAAATATCTTTCAGCCAGCACAGGCAAGCCGCTTAACATCATTGACATAGGCAGCTATGACGTGAATGGCAGCTACAAGCAGTTCTTTTTACACCCTGCATGGAGATATGCAGGGGTGGACTTAGCCGCCGGGCCGAATGTGGACGTGGTGCTGCAGTCGCCCTACCGCCTTCCGTTCACCAGCCATTCGGTGGATGTGATTGTCTCGGGCCAAGCGTTCGAGCACGTGGAATTTTTCTGGCTGACTTGGATGGAGATGACGCGGGTGCTCAAGCCAGGAGGGGTCATCTTTCTGCTGGCGCCATCGAGAGGGCCAGAGCATCGTTACCCGCAGGATTGCTGGCGCTTTTACCCCGATGCCTATCGCGCGCTTGCCAAATACTCGAGTATGGAGTTGCTGCAGGTCAGCACGGATTGGGCGCCGCACGCGGATCCTGAGAGCGCGCCCTGGGGCGACACTGTGGGCGTATTCCGCCAGCCGCCGCTCTCTTTGGCACAACGCTGGCGCCGCCAGTTGATGCAACAACTGCGGTATTGGACGGTGCCCGGCTACCGCACATGA
- a CDS encoding glycosyltransferase family 39 protein, translated as MRRGTAAWLVVLAMLSAGLRFHALDSQGLWSDELFSVSIVTQVGEGRPWYDYVQKVFPDLRIEDSALTWKAGENSPPLFELLLWLWTLVFGTSDFAVRALSAVAGSLAPLVLFAGLRRPLGGFAAGAAGLLLALAPSAVALAQEARGYGLLMLLATCAVVRLVRYALQAEPQRIGLDVTLYLLLSYTHYTGLVLACALVAVRFAMAWWQDKPLREFGWFVAVPVLLAPWMYLNWFSMAATGTGRFGWRDYDWPDVWSLMLPKAAGFLMPGLHTLWGLLALAFVGALWKCRRSDACRRDARWLLVAAFAGMVVAHFGYGIYTAFHARVWHERYFSAMLPVGIALFALLFSLAEPRRGLSGLVVLLGCAASLQVVLTSYHKPWKEEYREASRFIARYAQGSPTVVATWAPNAIYFNYYLRGFMAEAGRPYSLTTVGVQDDVPQGVDALCQRPWAAGEQVVLFQHQMHRLYFDLVKRRCVGALRWVSGQEFRGVFVDFFEAVPQGPTPRG; from the coding sequence ATGAGGCGAGGTACTGCTGCATGGCTGGTCGTGCTGGCAATGCTGTCGGCGGGGTTGCGCTTTCATGCGCTGGATAGCCAGGGCCTCTGGTCGGATGAATTATTCTCCGTTTCCATCGTTACTCAGGTGGGTGAAGGCCGTCCTTGGTATGACTATGTACAGAAGGTCTTTCCAGATTTGCGGATCGAGGATTCCGCCTTGACTTGGAAGGCTGGGGAAAACTCGCCGCCCTTATTTGAACTGCTGCTGTGGCTGTGGACCCTGGTATTTGGAACTTCGGATTTTGCCGTACGTGCGCTCAGCGCCGTGGCAGGAAGTCTGGCGCCGTTGGTGCTTTTTGCCGGGCTAAGGCGCCCCTTGGGCGGTTTTGCTGCTGGTGCCGCTGGGCTGCTGCTGGCGCTGGCGCCTTCGGCAGTGGCTCTCGCGCAGGAGGCGCGAGGCTACGGACTCCTGATGCTGCTGGCAACCTGTGCTGTGGTGCGGTTGGTGCGGTATGCCTTGCAGGCGGAGCCACAGCGCATCGGGCTGGATGTGACCCTGTATTTGTTGCTGTCGTACACGCATTACACTGGACTGGTGCTCGCGTGTGCCCTGGTGGCGGTACGGTTTGCGATGGCATGGTGGCAGGATAAACCTCTGCGCGAGTTCGGATGGTTTGTGGCGGTGCCGGTGTTGTTGGCGCCTTGGATGTACCTGAACTGGTTCTCCATGGCAGCGACAGGTACAGGGCGCTTTGGCTGGCGTGACTATGACTGGCCGGATGTGTGGTCACTGATGTTGCCCAAGGCAGCAGGATTTCTCATGCCGGGCCTGCATACCCTGTGGGGGCTTCTCGCCTTGGCATTTGTGGGAGCGTTGTGGAAATGCCGTCGGTCGGATGCGTGTCGGCGGGATGCGCGATGGTTGTTGGTGGCGGCGTTCGCGGGTATGGTAGTGGCGCATTTTGGCTATGGCATCTACACGGCATTTCATGCCAGGGTGTGGCACGAGCGATATTTCTCAGCCATGCTCCCGGTTGGTATTGCACTGTTCGCTTTGCTGTTCTCGCTGGCGGAGCCGCGCAGAGGGTTGTCTGGTTTGGTCGTGCTGCTCGGATGTGCTGCCAGCTTGCAGGTTGTGCTGACCTCTTACCACAAACCGTGGAAGGAGGAGTACCGTGAGGCATCGCGCTTCATTGCGCGGTATGCCCAAGGCTCTCCTACGGTGGTGGCTACCTGGGCTCCCAATGCCATCTATTTCAACTACTATCTGCGGGGTTTCATGGCCGAGGCGGGTAGGCCGTATAGCCTGACAACGGTGGGAGTCCAAGACGACGTGCCGCAGGGCGTGGATGCGCTTTGTCAGCGCCCCTGGGCGGCCGGGGAACAGGTGGTGTTGTTCCAGCACCAGATGCATCGACTTTATTTCGACTTGGTAAAACGCCGATGTGTTGGAGCGCTGCGCTGGGTCTCTGGACAAGAGTTCAGGGGCGTCTTCGTAGATTTCTTTGAGGCTGTGCCACAGGGCCCAACACCGAGGGGTTGA
- a CDS encoding methyltransferase domain-containing protein, with protein sequence MTNSIDDLHVYLRSIAEGERTSLSVLASLINRGASVLDLGCGSGALGQYLKETRDCTTDGVTLSQAEAVHAQPHYRQVEVADLETADLLRMFGTNQYDYIVCADVLEHLKRPESVLQVCRELLAADGRLLISVPNAAYSGLLAELLEGEFRYREEGLLDNTHLRFFTRRSLVRFLSEQRWDLDAVDTITRQLPDSEFQAAFDRLPPPVARYLLGIPDALTYQFIGIARPVAYVPSAVHAPTDLGTAQALFTAQLYMGRHGGYAEDDKLSATGAIGSEHQTVSFQIPAASAPVTRLRFDPADRAGFLHLYSITLRSDRGDALWQWSANTASRTLLASTPHSQIAWQAPMPPASGASLLLLTGTDPWLELPIPAEVLAAASPSGSRLDIELGWPMSADYLALSNTVKPLGDRIDQLESNARDAQSRIDQQQSQLQVVGGRASLLEESNKALAQQRAMWQQEATRLDKDYQALADHLKTIENSTVFRATRPLVHAKMRIDRLLGRSPATVQPAQPAPVPLAPPPHPVDVIVPVYRGLADTQLCINSALASQCETPWRLIVINDASPEPEVTDWLRERARQDSRITLLENAENLGFVGTVNRGMALNSSHDVLLLNSDTEVANDWLDRIRRAAYSDQKVGSVTPFSNNATICSYPRFCKDNALPTGYDTARLDALCAQTNPGAAVDVPTGVGFCMYIRRDCLQQVGLFDTENFGKGYGEENDFCQRAAESGWRNLHLLDTFVLHTGGVSFGDSKSPRERAAMETLRRLHPRYERDVMAFVQADPAQPYRLALDVARIQRAQLPTVLAVLHDRAGGTLRHVRELAQHLGAQAIFLTLTPAPDQCVRLELAGKEEGFELVFRLSDQFTDLIVVLKSLGVRHIHYHHLVGHDPLVLDLPAQLGVDYDFTAHDFYSYCAHISMTGSDNRFAGEPAPGQCACCAPQDPAPMGTGTVSDWRHRNRHFLTSARLVIAPSIDTARRMTGFAPGARVRAIPHTDMAAPGSPGAPEPHVKPLASDARLKVVVLGALSAIKGADVLEAAAIEASRAGAPVEFHLLGYGYRHLQTQPRARLTVHGAYQEEDLPGLLAWLQPDVVWFPALWPETYSYTLSSALQAGLPVAVPDIGAFAERVAGRPWSWVCPWDQDGKQWVHFFTTLRAEHFVAAVPPETPPAPPTSGTPTPWTYQNDYLQGVSATADAQPPMAAVSLAPYLAPKGASARSEALNALAYLRSLPLLRTAARRIPAHWQRRVKNWLQK encoded by the coding sequence ATGACGAATTCTATTGACGACCTGCACGTGTATTTGCGCTCCATTGCAGAAGGAGAACGCACTTCTCTGTCGGTCCTTGCCAGCCTGATCAATCGCGGCGCTAGCGTGCTGGACCTGGGGTGTGGCAGCGGCGCCCTGGGACAGTATCTGAAAGAGACCCGCGATTGCACGACGGACGGTGTCACCCTGAGCCAGGCAGAAGCGGTGCACGCCCAGCCCCACTACCGGCAGGTCGAAGTAGCGGACCTGGAAACAGCCGATCTGCTCCGCATGTTCGGGACCAACCAGTACGACTACATCGTATGTGCGGATGTCCTGGAGCATTTGAAGCGCCCAGAATCCGTTTTGCAGGTGTGCCGAGAGCTACTCGCAGCCGACGGCCGGCTGCTGATTTCAGTGCCCAATGCCGCGTACTCCGGGCTTTTGGCTGAGTTGCTCGAAGGAGAGTTCCGCTACCGCGAGGAAGGTCTGCTCGATAACACCCACCTGCGATTCTTCACACGTCGATCGCTCGTGAGGTTCCTGTCCGAGCAGCGCTGGGACCTCGATGCGGTCGACACCATCACCCGGCAATTGCCAGACTCGGAATTTCAGGCGGCATTCGACCGGCTCCCCCCTCCCGTTGCCCGCTACCTGCTGGGCATCCCCGACGCCCTCACCTACCAGTTCATTGGCATTGCACGGCCGGTGGCCTACGTGCCCAGCGCGGTGCACGCACCCACTGACCTCGGCACGGCGCAGGCGCTCTTTACGGCACAGCTCTATATGGGTCGGCATGGAGGCTATGCGGAAGACGACAAACTCAGTGCCACCGGCGCCATCGGCTCTGAGCACCAAACGGTAAGCTTTCAAATACCTGCAGCCAGTGCCCCCGTCACCCGGCTCCGCTTCGATCCCGCAGACCGCGCCGGCTTCTTGCACCTGTACAGCATCACCCTGCGCAGCGACCGGGGCGATGCACTGTGGCAGTGGTCGGCCAACACGGCCAGTCGCACCTTGCTGGCATCCACCCCCCACAGCCAGATTGCCTGGCAAGCCCCCATGCCCCCGGCGTCCGGCGCCAGTCTGCTGCTGCTCACGGGTACCGACCCCTGGCTGGAGCTCCCTATCCCCGCCGAGGTGCTTGCGGCCGCCAGCCCTTCAGGCTCAAGACTGGATATTGAACTGGGCTGGCCCATGTCTGCCGACTATCTGGCGCTGTCCAACACCGTCAAGCCTCTCGGTGACCGCATCGACCAACTGGAGAGCAACGCCCGCGATGCGCAAAGCCGCATAGACCAGCAGCAAAGCCAACTACAGGTGGTGGGAGGCAGAGCCAGCCTCCTCGAAGAAAGCAACAAGGCACTTGCACAGCAACGCGCCATGTGGCAACAAGAAGCCACGCGTCTAGACAAGGACTACCAGGCGCTCGCCGACCACCTCAAGACCATAGAAAACTCCACCGTGTTCAGAGCCACCCGCCCCCTGGTGCACGCCAAGATGCGCATTGATCGACTGCTGGGCCGCAGCCCGGCGACCGTGCAGCCCGCCCAGCCAGCCCCCGTGCCCCTGGCGCCGCCACCCCACCCGGTGGACGTCATCGTGCCCGTATACCGGGGTCTGGCAGACACGCAACTGTGTATCAACTCCGCACTGGCAAGCCAGTGCGAAACGCCCTGGCGTCTGATCGTCATCAACGATGCAAGTCCGGAACCCGAAGTCACCGACTGGCTGCGCGAGCGCGCACGCCAGGACAGTCGCATCACGCTGCTCGAGAACGCGGAGAACCTGGGCTTTGTCGGCACCGTGAACCGCGGCATGGCGCTGAACAGCAGCCACGACGTGCTGCTGCTCAACAGCGATACCGAGGTGGCCAATGACTGGCTCGACCGCATTCGCCGCGCCGCCTACAGCGACCAGAAGGTCGGATCGGTCACGCCGTTCTCCAACAACGCCACCATTTGCAGCTACCCCCGTTTTTGCAAGGACAACGCTTTGCCCACGGGATACGACACAGCGCGACTGGACGCACTGTGCGCACAAACCAATCCTGGCGCCGCGGTGGACGTACCGACCGGTGTGGGGTTTTGCATGTATATCCGCCGTGACTGCCTGCAGCAGGTCGGCCTGTTTGATACGGAGAACTTTGGGAAAGGCTACGGCGAAGAAAACGATTTTTGCCAACGCGCCGCCGAGTCGGGTTGGCGCAATCTCCATCTGCTGGACACCTTTGTGCTGCATACCGGTGGCGTGAGCTTTGGGGACAGCAAGAGCCCGCGCGAGCGCGCGGCCATGGAAACTTTGCGACGCCTGCACCCCCGCTACGAGCGCGATGTCATGGCGTTTGTGCAAGCAGACCCTGCGCAGCCTTATCGGCTCGCGTTGGACGTGGCTCGCATTCAGCGCGCTCAACTGCCCACTGTGCTGGCCGTGTTGCATGACCGCGCAGGCGGCACGCTGCGCCATGTGCGCGAACTGGCCCAACACCTGGGGGCCCAGGCCATCTTCCTCACGCTGACGCCCGCACCGGACCAGTGCGTGCGCCTGGAGCTGGCCGGCAAGGAGGAGGGCTTTGAGCTCGTCTTCCGGCTCTCCGACCAATTCACCGACCTCATAGTGGTACTGAAAAGCCTGGGGGTACGACACATCCACTACCACCACCTCGTCGGCCATGATCCGCTGGTTCTGGACCTGCCTGCACAGTTGGGGGTGGACTACGACTTCACTGCGCACGATTTCTACAGTTATTGCGCCCACATTTCCATGACGGGCAGCGACAACCGCTTTGCCGGTGAACCCGCCCCCGGGCAGTGTGCATGTTGCGCCCCTCAAGACCCCGCCCCCATGGGTACCGGCACGGTGTCTGATTGGCGCCATCGCAACCGCCACTTTCTGACGAGCGCTCGCCTCGTGATCGCCCCGAGCATCGACACTGCACGACGCATGACAGGTTTTGCCCCCGGTGCACGCGTGCGGGCCATTCCCCATACCGACATGGCCGCGCCCGGCAGCCCCGGAGCACCCGAGCCGCACGTCAAGCCGCTGGCCTCAGACGCACGCCTCAAAGTGGTGGTTCTCGGGGCGCTCAGTGCCATCAAGGGCGCGGACGTGCTCGAGGCGGCGGCCATAGAGGCATCCCGAGCGGGAGCCCCCGTAGAGTTCCACCTGCTCGGTTACGGCTACCGCCACCTGCAAACCCAGCCCCGCGCGCGGCTTACCGTGCATGGAGCCTATCAGGAGGAAGACCTGCCGGGCCTGCTGGCTTGGCTGCAGCCTGACGTCGTGTGGTTTCCCGCCCTCTGGCCCGAGACCTACAGCTACACGCTCAGCAGCGCGTTGCAGGCGGGCTTGCCGGTGGCCGTTCCAGACATTGGTGCATTTGCAGAGCGTGTGGCCGGCAGACCCTGGAGCTGGGTATGCCCGTGGGACCAGGATGGAAAGCAATGGGTGCACTTTTTCACCACCTTGCGCGCCGAGCATTTCGTTGCCGCGGTGCCACCCGAAACCCCTCCCGCTCCCCCCACATCAGGTACCCCGACGCCCTGGACGTACCAGAACGACTACCTGCAGGGCGTGTCGGCTACGGCAGACGCTCAGCCACCCATGGCAGCTGTATCGCTGGCCCCCTACCTGGCGCCCAAGGGCGCATCCGCTCGCTCAGAGGCACTGAACGCACTCGCTTACCTGCGTTCGCTCCCTCTGCTGCGCACTGCGGCCCGTCGCATCCCTGCGCATTGGCAGCGCAGAGTCAAGAATTGGCTGCAGAAGTAG
- a CDS encoding glycosyltransferase family 2 protein — MSVIQPLFQPGLVVSVVSHGHGDMVQALLLQLAHVSSTSVSRVVLTQNLPEPEPVPPASGWPFELLRVVNVVPLGFGTNHNRALAHATEAFVCVLNPDVALVGNSDPFKALISACGAPNIGCAYPVQIDPAGRVQGSEREVPSPMALLRRRLLGRQEMRVDWVNAACLVLPSVVWHALNGFDERYFMYCEDVDLCLRLRLRGLHLAKAPVRVIHAGQRASSRSLKHLGWHLQSLWRLWRSPVYTRALQLLTAQSADNGTIGAP; from the coding sequence ATGTCAGTCATTCAGCCTTTGTTTCAGCCTGGTTTGGTGGTCTCCGTGGTTAGTCATGGGCACGGTGACATGGTGCAGGCGCTGCTGCTGCAGCTGGCCCATGTTTCCTCTACGTCGGTATCTCGCGTGGTGCTGACCCAGAACCTGCCAGAGCCGGAGCCTGTTCCCCCCGCCAGTGGCTGGCCATTTGAGTTGTTACGGGTAGTCAATGTGGTTCCCCTCGGGTTTGGCACCAATCACAACCGCGCGCTAGCCCATGCCACCGAGGCGTTTGTGTGTGTTCTCAACCCCGATGTGGCGTTGGTGGGCAATAGCGACCCTTTCAAGGCGCTGATTTCTGCGTGTGGTGCGCCAAACATTGGTTGTGCCTATCCTGTCCAGATCGATCCAGCCGGCCGTGTGCAGGGGAGTGAGCGCGAAGTCCCTTCTCCCATGGCGCTTTTGCGCCGCAGACTTTTGGGCCGTCAGGAGATGCGGGTGGATTGGGTGAATGCTGCGTGTCTGGTCCTGCCATCTGTGGTCTGGCATGCGTTGAACGGGTTTGATGAACGCTATTTCATGTACTGCGAGGATGTGGACCTTTGCCTGCGGCTGCGGTTGCGCGGCCTGCATCTGGCGAAGGCGCCGGTGCGGGTCATTCATGCGGGGCAGCGTGCCAGTTCGCGCAGCCTGAAACATTTGGGCTGGCACCTCCAGAGCCTTTGGCGGCTGTGGCGCTCACCGGTCTACACCCGGGCGCTACAGTTGCTAACCGCGCAGTCCGCTGACAACGGTACCATCGGCGCTCCATGA
- a CDS encoding glycosyltransferase translates to MIWLSVVGFLVAALAAGLIVRWGRKHAELYGDSMPQRFHLGHVPRLGGAALLVGTSIGWALGVLQSVYWGDPGSLRLDVWVGAWLVAVLPAALGGIAEDLTQRLSVRYRLTLTGASGALAVWLLGLNLPRMGWPWLDAVLVAAPWLGLAIVVLAVAGLPHAFNIIDGYNGLAGMVALIVCLALAHVALQVGDRALAALLVSTAAATGGFLVWNYPRGMLFAGDGGAYVWGVVIAIASISLVQRNADVSPWFPMLLLIYPVWETVFSIYRKAVRGVSPGVADALHFHQLIYRRIVRGVFHDDESRRVLMRNNRTSPYLWGFTLLTVVPAVLFWNNTPLLMAFCGLFVVSYVMAYLAIVRFKVPNWLRH, encoded by the coding sequence ATGATTTGGTTGTCTGTGGTTGGTTTTTTGGTGGCGGCGCTGGCTGCAGGGCTCATTGTGAGATGGGGGCGGAAGCATGCGGAGTTGTACGGCGACTCCATGCCCCAGCGATTTCACCTGGGGCATGTTCCACGGTTGGGTGGTGCGGCTTTGTTAGTGGGTACGTCCATCGGATGGGCGTTGGGCGTGCTGCAGTCTGTCTACTGGGGCGACCCCGGCTCCCTCAGGCTTGATGTGTGGGTGGGCGCGTGGCTGGTCGCAGTGCTCCCCGCCGCGCTGGGCGGGATTGCAGAAGACCTTACCCAGCGCCTGTCGGTGCGCTACCGCCTCACTTTGACGGGAGCATCCGGCGCGTTGGCGGTGTGGCTTTTGGGTCTCAACCTGCCGCGCATGGGTTGGCCGTGGCTCGATGCCGTCCTGGTTGCGGCGCCTTGGCTGGGACTGGCCATTGTCGTCCTGGCAGTCGCAGGGCTGCCCCACGCCTTCAACATCATCGACGGCTACAACGGGTTGGCGGGGATGGTCGCCTTGATCGTGTGTCTGGCCCTGGCCCACGTGGCGTTGCAGGTCGGGGACCGTGCGCTGGCGGCGCTGCTGGTGTCCACCGCCGCGGCCACCGGAGGTTTTTTGGTCTGGAACTACCCGCGCGGCATGTTGTTTGCCGGCGATGGGGGCGCCTACGTGTGGGGCGTGGTGATAGCCATCGCCAGTATTTCGCTGGTGCAGCGCAATGCGGATGTTTCGCCCTGGTTCCCAATGCTGCTGCTGATCTACCCAGTCTGGGAGACAGTTTTTTCCATTTATCGCAAGGCGGTGCGAGGTGTTTCGCCCGGTGTGGCCGATGCGCTGCATTTCCACCAGCTCATCTACCGCCGCATCGTGCGTGGGGTGTTTCACGACGACGAGTCGCGCCGCGTGCTGATGCGCAACAACCGCACGTCGCCCTATCTGTGGGGCTTTACGTTGTTGACGGTGGTGCCTGCCGTACTGTTTTGGAACAACACGCCCCTGCTCATGGCGTTTTGTGGGCTGTTCGTGGTCAGCTATGTGATGGCTTACCTGGCCATCGTGCGGTTCAAAGTACCGAACTGGCTGCGCCACTGA
- the argB gene encoding acetylglutamate kinase, with product MTDLLSIAPRDKAEILAQALPYIRKFHGKTMVIKYGGNAMTDPALQADFAEDVVLLKLVGMNPVVVHGGGPQIETALNRLGKKGEFIQGMRVTDAETMEVVEWVLAGEVQQDIVGLINQAGGKAVGLTGRDGGMIRAQKLKMVDSKDPSIEHDVGQVGDIVSIDPSVVKALQDDAFIPVISPIGFGENNESYNINADVVASKLAEVLKAEKLMLLTNTPGVLDKAGNLLTDLTARRIDELFADGTISGGMLPKIAGALDAAKAGVNAVHIIDGRVPHAMLLEILTEQAYGTMIRSH from the coding sequence ATGACCGACCTTCTTTCGATTGCACCGCGCGACAAGGCTGAAATCCTGGCCCAGGCGCTGCCCTACATCCGCAAGTTCCATGGCAAGACCATGGTGATCAAGTACGGCGGCAACGCCATGACCGACCCGGCCTTGCAGGCTGACTTTGCCGAAGACGTTGTGCTGCTCAAGCTGGTGGGCATGAACCCCGTCGTGGTGCACGGCGGCGGCCCGCAGATCGAAACGGCCCTGAACCGCCTTGGCAAGAAGGGCGAATTCATTCAGGGCATGCGCGTGACGGATGCCGAAACCATGGAAGTGGTCGAATGGGTGTTGGCTGGCGAGGTGCAGCAGGACATCGTGGGCCTGATCAACCAGGCCGGCGGCAAGGCCGTGGGCCTGACGGGCCGTGATGGCGGCATGATCCGGGCCCAAAAGCTCAAGATGGTGGACAGCAAGGACCCCAGCATCGAACACGACGTGGGCCAGGTGGGCGATATCGTCTCCATCGACCCCAGTGTGGTCAAGGCGCTGCAGGACGATGCGTTCATCCCCGTCATCAGCCCCATCGGCTTTGGCGAGAACAACGAGAGCTACAACATCAACGCCGATGTGGTGGCCAGCAAGCTGGCCGAGGTGCTCAAGGCCGAAAAGCTCATGCTCTTGACCAACACCCCTGGCGTGCTCGACAAGGCTGGTAACCTTCTGACCGACCTGACGGCCCGCCGCATTGACGAGCTGTTTGCCGACGGCACCATTTCGGGCGGCATGCTGCCCAAGATTGCTGGCGCGCTGGACGCAGCCAAGGCCGGCGTCAACGCGGTGCACATCATTGATGGCCGCGTGCCACACGCCATGCTGCTCGAGATTCTGACCGAGCAGGCGTACGGCACGATGATCCGGTCCCACTGA
- a CDS encoding response regulator transcription factor encodes MRLLLVEDDVMVASGIKLGLTDAGYAVDWVGSGERAEEVLRAESFDAAIIDIGLPAMDGLELTRRLRRPDMASPSMPVLILTARDALHDRVQGLDLGADDYMVKPFELPELLARLRALLRRSQAATTAVLSFGPLELDTAGRRASMRTPAGEQVIELGPREWTVLEYLLINAPKPASKDKLLQALTGWDKEITPNAVEVYVSRLRGKLEPHGVALRSIRGFGYRLELQAT; translated from the coding sequence ATGCGCCTGCTCTTGGTCGAAGACGATGTGATGGTGGCCAGCGGCATCAAGCTGGGGCTGACCGATGCAGGCTATGCAGTGGACTGGGTGGGCAGTGGCGAGCGGGCTGAGGAGGTCCTGCGCGCCGAGTCATTCGATGCGGCCATCATCGATATCGGGCTGCCCGCCATGGACGGCCTGGAGCTGACGCGCCGCCTGCGCCGCCCCGACATGGCAAGCCCGTCCATGCCCGTGCTGATCCTGACCGCGCGCGATGCCCTGCACGACCGGGTACAGGGGCTGGATCTGGGGGCGGACGATTACATGGTCAAGCCGTTTGAGCTGCCCGAGCTGCTGGCGCGCCTGCGGGCGCTGTTGCGCCGGTCACAGGCCGCGACCACGGCGGTGCTGAGTTTTGGCCCGCTGGAGCTGGACACCGCGGGGCGCCGGGCCAGCATGCGCACGCCGGCAGGTGAACAGGTCATCGAACTGGGGCCGCGCGAGTGGACGGTGCTCGAATACCTGCTCATCAACGCCCCCAAGCCCGCGAGCAAAGACAAGCTGCTTCAGGCGCTGACGGGCTGGGACAAGGAGATCACCCCCAACGCGGTAGAGGTCTATGTCTCGCGCCTGCGGGGCAAGCTGGAGCCCCATGGGGTGGCCCTGCGGTCGATCCGCGGCTTTGGCTACCGCCTCGAATTGCAGGCTACCTGA
- a CDS encoding sensor histidine kinase — MTSDLRTRLLLMLVLPLCVLALVGVWLDYRSADEAAGQHDQRLVRLLPALADSVLAPPIHDNDPPLLLLAPPIEDFLRQNAGFAAYSVRDTSGRLLLGEDWVHSGVPTTQAPEFHSVEFGGVTYRVAAQRGRTGAGELVVALADGSDPRQKWAQQLLLRVLLPNLVLLIAAGFAIHWAVRQAFKPLVGLAEAVERRSPRDLSPIDEAASPDEVRPLVHSLNRLFALVNAQAEGQRRFVADAAHQLRTPLAGLQAQVEAWAMMAKAAAPPRTSFPDFDRKMPLAHEDRAQGAIVLGADQIEKLRNATRRTSQLAHQLLALSRADARSLDAQPPQRVDLKDLCESLLETFLDAATGKGLDLGLDVQPVHVTGHGWLLRELLSNLVDNAIKYTPPGGVVTIRCGMRQGRAGPPRPYVAVEDDGPGVPEAERTRVLQRFYRVPGAGGEGTGLGLAIADEIARVHRATLTLGTGPQGRGLLVTVVFPL; from the coding sequence ATGACGTCGGATTTGCGCACCCGGCTCTTGCTGATGCTGGTGTTACCCCTGTGCGTGCTGGCGCTGGTGGGCGTGTGGCTGGACTACCGGTCGGCCGACGAGGCGGCCGGCCAGCACGACCAGCGGCTGGTGCGGCTGCTGCCCGCGCTGGCCGATTCGGTGCTGGCCCCCCCCATCCACGACAACGATCCACCCCTGCTGCTGCTGGCCCCCCCCATCGAAGATTTTTTGCGCCAGAACGCAGGCTTTGCTGCCTACAGCGTGCGGGACACCTCGGGGCGCCTGCTGCTGGGCGAGGACTGGGTGCACAGCGGTGTACCCACCACCCAGGCCCCTGAGTTCCACAGTGTGGAGTTTGGCGGGGTGACCTACCGAGTGGCGGCGCAGCGCGGGCGCACGGGGGCGGGCGAACTGGTGGTGGCGCTCGCCGACGGGTCCGACCCGCGCCAGAAATGGGCGCAGCAACTGCTGCTGCGGGTGTTGCTGCCCAATCTGGTGCTGTTGATTGCGGCGGGCTTTGCGATCCACTGGGCGGTGCGGCAGGCCTTCAAGCCCCTGGTGGGGCTGGCCGAGGCGGTGGAGCGCCGCTCGCCACGCGACCTCAGCCCCATTGATGAAGCTGCATCGCCCGACGAGGTGCGCCCCCTGGTGCACTCGCTCAACCGCCTGTTTGCGCTGGTCAACGCGCAGGCGGAGGGGCAGCGCCGCTTTGTGGCCGACGCGGCGCACCAGCTGCGCACGCCGCTGGCAGGCTTGCAGGCCCAGGTCGAGGCCTGGGCCATGATGGCCAAGGCGGCGGCGCCTCCACGCACGTCTTTCCCGGATTTCGACCGAAAAATGCCGCTAGCGCATGAAGATCGTGCGCAGGGCGCTATTGTTTTGGGAGCTGATCAGATCGAGAAGCTGCGCAACGCCACGCGCCGCACTTCGCAGTTGGCGCACCAGTTGCTGGCGCTGTCCCGTGCGGATGCCCGCAGCCTGGATGCGCAGCCGCCACAGCGGGTGGACCTCAAGGACCTGTGCGAATCGCTGCTGGAGACCTTTCTGGACGCAGCCACCGGCAAGGGCCTGGACCTGGGGCTGGATGTGCAGCCGGTCCATGTCACGGGGCACGGCTGGCTGCTGCGCGAGCTGCTGTCCAACCTGGTGGACAACGCCATCAAATACACCCCGCCCGGTGGGGTGGTCACCATCCGCTGCGGGATGCGCCAGGGACGTGCGGGCCCGCCCCGGCCCTATGTGGCGGTGGAGGACGACGGCCCGGGCGTGCCCGAGGCCGAGCGCACCCGCGTGCTGCAAAGGTTCTACCGTGTGCCGGGCGCAGGTGGCGAGGGCACGGGCCTGGGCTTGGCTATTGCCGATGAGATTGCCCGCGTGCACCGCGCCACGCTGACGCTGGGCACGGGCCCCCAGGGGCGCGGGCTCTTGGTGACGGTGGTGTTTCCGCTGTAG